The following are encoded together in the Pithys albifrons albifrons isolate INPA30051 chromosome 5, PitAlb_v1, whole genome shotgun sequence genome:
- the SPRY1 gene encoding protein sprouty homolog 1, whose protein sequence is MEPQGQHGSGGSVVVIQQPSLDSRQRLDYERESQPTTILSLDQIKAIRGSNEYTEGPSVVKKSAPRTAPRQEKHERTHEIIPINVNNNYEHRSSHVGHVAHQHSTRAPVLSRSTSTGSAASSGSNSSASSEQGLLGRSPPSRPGSGHRSDRTIRAQPKQSSLIVDDLKGPLKEDLTQHKFICEQCGKCKCGECTAPRALPSCLACNRQCLCSAESMVEYGTCMCLVKGIFYHCSNDDEGDSYADNPCSCSQSHCCSRYLCMGAMSLFLPCLLCYPPAKGCLKLCRGCYDRVNRPGCRCKNSNTVYCKLESCPSRGQGKPS, encoded by the coding sequence ATGGAGCCCCAAGGTCAGCATGGCAGCGGTGGTTCCGTGGTAGTGATTCAGCAGCCCTCCTTGGACAGCCGGCAGCGGTTGGACTATGAAAGGGAGAGCCAGCCCACGACGATCTTGTCACTGGACCAGATCAAGGCCATCAGGGGCAGCAACGAATACACCGAAGGTCCGTCTGTGGTGAAAAAGTCTGCGCCGCGGACAGCACCGAGGCAAGAGAAGCATGAAAGGACTCACGAGATTATACCAATTAATGTGAATAATAATTACGAACACAGGTCCAGCCATGTGGGGCATGTGGCACATCAGCATAGCACGAGGGCTCCCGTCCTGAGCCGATCGACCAGCACAGGGAGCGCGGCCAGCTCTGGAAGCAACAGCAGTGCCTCCTCGGAGCAAGGGCTGCTGGGGCGGTCACCCCCGTCCCGGCCGGGTTCCGGACACAGATCCGATCGGACAATCCGGGCACAGCCCAAGCAGTCGTCTCTGATCGTGGATGATCTGAAGGGTCCTTTGAAAGAGGACTTGACACAGCACAAGTTTATCTGCGAACAGTGTGGGAAGTGCAAGTGCGGGGAGTGCACGGCGCCGAGGGCGCTGCCGTCCTGCCTGGCCTGCAACCGGCAGTGCCTGTGCTCGGCCGAGAGCATGGTGGAGTACGGCACCTGCATGTGCCTGGTCAAAGGGATCTTCTACCACTGTTCCAACGACGATGAAGGGGACTCTTACGCGGATaatccctgctcctgctcccagtcACACTGCTGTTCTAGGTACCTGTGCATGGGAGCCATGTCCTTGTTTCTGCCTTGCTTGCTGTGCTACCCTCCGGCGAAAGGATGCCTAAAACTCTGCCGAGGGTGTTACGACCGCGTCAATCGTCCGGGTTGCCGGTGCAAGAACTCCAACACAGTCTATTGTAAACTGGAGAGCTGCCCCTCCCGGGGTCAGGGCAAGCCCTCATGA